ATGGGCTCCATCAGCCTGATGACGTTCGCCTATTACGTGTCGATGGCGCTGGTGCTGTGGGTCGGCGGCAGGCGCGTGGCGGCGGGCGGGCTCACGGTGGGCGCGCTGACCGAATTCCTCGCCTTCATCACGATCCTGCAGCAGCCGCTGCGGCAGATCGGCATGGTGGTCAATTCGAGCGCCCGCGCCACCGGTTCCGGCGCCCGGCTGTTCGAGGTGCTCGACGCGACGCCGGAGATCGCCGACCGGGCCGGCGCCATCGAGCTGCCGCCGGGGCCGAAGACGCTGCGGTTCGAAAACGTCGGTTTCGGTTACGCGGCAGGCGGGCGCAAGGTGCTGCGCGACGTCAGCTTCGAGGTCAAACCCGGGCAGGTGCTGGGCATCGTCGGCGCGCCGGGCAGCGGGAAATCGACGATCGCGCACCTGATCCCGCGGTTCTACGACGCCGGCGGCGGCCGGGTCACGCTTGGCGGCCACGACCTGCGCGATGTCACGCTGGCATCGCTGCGCCGCGACGTGGCGCTGGTGCAGCAGGAGAATTTTTTGTTCGACACATCGGTCCACGACAACGTCGCCTATGCGGCGCCGGATGCGGCGCACGCGGAAGTCGCGGCGGCGGCCGGCATTGCGCAGATCCACGATCACGTGGCGCGGCTGCCCGATGGCTACCGCACGCGCGTCGGCGAGCGGGGCGCCGCGCTGTCCGGCGGGCAGCGGCAGCGTGTGACGATCGCCCGCGCGCTGGTGGGCGACCCGGCCGTGATCGTGCTGGACGATTCCACCGCCGCGATCGACCCGGTCACCGAGGGGCGCGTGCGCGAGGCGCTGCAGGTGGCATGCCGCGATGCGGCCACCGTGGTCATCGCGCACCGCGTCGGCACGCTGCGGCATGCGGATCACATCGTCGTGCTCGACGGCGGCGTGATCGCCGAGCGGGGCGATCACGCATCGCTGCTCGCGGCGGGCGGGCGGTATGCCGAGCTGTGGTCGTTGCAGCACCGTTCTTCGCTCGACGAGGCGCCGGAAGCGGCGGAGCCGCTGGCACAGGTGGGCACATGAGCGTCCTTTCACCAGCCGATGACGCGCGGGAGCGGGGCGACGAGGTCTTTGCCCGCTTCGACCGCGGCGTGGCGGCGCGGCTTTGGGAATTCATGCGCGGCTACCGCGCGCCGCTGGCCGCCGTCGTCCTGCTGGTGGTGCTGTATACGGTGGTGCAGGTGATGATCCCGGTCGCCGTGCGGCATGCGGTCGACAGCGCGCTGGGGCGCTCGCCGTTCGCGTTCGATACCGTGCTCGCGGCGTTCGCGCTGCTGGTCGTGCTGAACGCTGCGCTGACGTTCTTCCAGGAATGGCTGGCGGCGCGGCTGGCGCAGACGGTGATCTTCGATCTGCGCCGCGCCATGTTCGCGCACCTGCAGCGCGTGTCGCTGTCGGTCCTGGACCGGACGCACGTGGGCCGGCTGATGGCGCGGCTGCAGGGCGATGTCAATGCGCTGCAGGAGTTCATGGAAACATCCGTCACCGCGCTGGGCGACCTGTTCCTGCTGGCCGGGCTGGTGATCCTGCTGCTGACGATGGACCTGCGGCTGGGGCTGCTGACGCTGGCCGTGGTGCCGGCGCTGCTGATCCTGCGCCACGCGTGGCTGCCGTGGGCCAGGCGCGTGTTCGCGCGGGCGCGCGAGGCGTCGTCCTCCGTCAACGCGGCGCTGGCCGAGAACATCAACGGCATCCGCACGGTGCAGGAGAACCGCCGGGAAGGCGTCAATTTTCGGCGCTATGAAGTGCGGGCGCGCGAAAACCTGGCGGCGCAGACCGAATCGTCGCTGGTGTCGCAGGTGATGATGCCGGCGGTGGACCTGCTGACCGGGTTGGCGATGGCCGTGGTGGTGGTGGCCGGCGGCCGCGCCGTCCTGGCGGGGGAGCTGGACGTGGGCGTCATCGTGGCGTTCATCTTCTGCGTGCAGCGCTGCTTCGACCCGATCCGCACGCTGGCCATGCAGTACACGGTGATGCAGCGCGCGATGGCATCCGGCCAGCGCATCATCGAGGTACTGGAGGTGCCCGTCACGCTGGACGACCGCGCGGACGCGGCGGCATGGACCGATGCGCCGCCGTCGGTGTCGTTCGAACGCGTGACGTTCGGCTACCGCCCCGGGCAGCCGGTGCTGCACGACCTGAACCTGCGCATCGCGCCCTGCCAGACCGTGGCGCTGGTCGGCCCGACCGGCTCCGGCAAGACCAGCATTGCCGCACTGGTCCACCGCTTCTACGACACATGGCAAGGCAGCGTGAAGGTGGGCGGGCGCGATGTGCGCGACCTGACGCTCGATTCGCTCGGCCGGCACGTCGGCATGGTGCTGCAGGAGCCGTTCCTGTTCAGCGGCAGCGTGGCCGACAACGTCGCCTACGGGCTGGCCGGCGCCACGCGCGCCCAGGTGATCGACGCATGCAAGGCCGTGCACGCGCACGGCTTCATCGCGGCGCTGCCGGACGGCTACGATACGCAGCTGGGGCAGCGCGGGCGCAACCTGTCGGTCGGGCAGCGGCAATTGCTGAGCTTTGCCCGGGCCCTGCTGGCCTCGCCGAAGATCCTGATCCTCGACGAGGCCACCGCCAACATCGACAGTTTTACCGAGCTGGAGATCGGGCGCGCACTGGACGTGCTGCGCAGGGGCCGCACGACGATCATCATCGCCCACCGGCTTGCCACGATCCGCGATGCCGACGTGATCGTGGTGCTCGACGGCGGGCGGATCGTCGAGCAGGGCGACCACCGGCAGTTGCTCGCGCGGGGCGGCATGTATGCGGCGCTGCACCGCAGCAGCAGCGCGTCGTTCGACGATCTGGTGCCGGGGACAGGTGACTGGCTCCTGGCGTTCTATGTTGCCGAAAGCCTCGACCTGCTGGTGTCTGACACCAGGCTCTGCACCAGTGTCGCATGCGCCTACTGCGGCGCCACCGCCACCCCCGGCGCGAACATCTCGATGAAGCGGTACGCGAAGCTGGGCAGGAACACGCCGTTGCGCACGCCCAGCATCGTGGTGCAGGTGCCGAACAGGTCGCCGTCCGTGGCCAGCACTTCCAGGCCCGGGTCGAGGTCTTCGAGCGCCATCTCGGCCACGATGCCCACGCCCAGCCCGCGCCGCACGTAGGTCTTGATCACGTCCGCATCCATCGCCGTCAGCCGCAGGTCGGGCACCAGGCCGGCGTGGCTGAACGCGGCGTCCACGCACTTGCGGCCGGTAAACTGTTCGTTATAGGTGACGAGCGGGAACGCCGCGATGTCGGCTAGCGTGACCGGCGCGCGCGCGAGCAGCGGGTGGCCGGCCGGCACCACCACGCGGTGGCTCCACGTGAAGCATGCGTGGGCCTGCACGCCGGATGCCCCGTCCAGCGCCTCGCTGGCGATGCCGATGTCGGCGTCGCCCTCGCTGATCATCGCGGCGATCTGGCGCGGCGTACCCTGGTGCAGTTCCAGCGTGACCTTCGGGTACGCGCGGTTGAATTCCTCGACGACTTTCGGCAGCGTGTAGCGCGCCTGCGTGTGGGTGGCGGCAATCACCAGGCGGCCGCTGTCCACGCCGGCATACTGGCTGGCGTAGCGCCGCAGGTTTTCCGTTTCCTGCAGGATGCGGCCGACGATCTGCACCGCGCCGTCGCCGGCGCGTGTCAAGGCGGTGAGGCGCTTGCCGGAACGGACGAACAGTTCGATACCCAGTTCATCCTCGAGGTCCTTGATCTGCTTGCTCACGCCGGATTGCGACGTGTACAGCACGGCGGCCACCTCGGTCAGGTTCAGGTTGTTGCGCACGGCTTCGCGCACGAAGCGCAGCTGCTGGAAATTCATGGATCGCTCCGCTCGACTGTCAGGCTCCCATCATAGTTATCCATGAGCGTTTGACAACGAACCGTTCCGTATATGGATATCGAAAACGTGTGCGAACGCTTTGCAAAGCGGCGTTCCGGGCACTTGCTCTCCACCTCGCTGTGCAAAAACATATATCGCCCTTCGTCATATCGATTCCACTTTTGATTGTTTGTGCAATGCGGCACGGTTCGGTAACTTCCACCTCACTATTCCTGTCGCAAACGCGACCGGGGACGTCACGCAATGAAGCCCCCGGAGTGAAGCACCCGCAGTGAAGCACCACTAACAACGAAAGTGAGAACGGCATCGTGTATCAAGCAGCGTACCAGGCACAGTTTCAGGCAGAGTCAAAGCACCACCGGGCAGTCCATGACAACCGCGGCGGCACCCGCCGCCCCACCGCGCTGACGGCGATCGCGGCCGCCGCGGCCATGCTGTGCGCAGTCACGGGCCCGGCGCACGCCGCGCCGTTCGCCGCCGCCGTCGCCGCCATCGAGGCGGCGCCCGCGCTGGCCGTCGCCGCAGCGGACCAGGCGGACATCGCCGGTTCGGCCGCCGCGGTCGCCACCGCGGCCGATGCCGACACCGCCGTCACGCTGGCCGGCACGGTGCACGTGGCGGGCAAGGCGCTGAACGGCGTCGATCGCGCGAAGCTGCGGCTCGACGAGGTGCCGGGCGGCGTCAGCGTCGTCAGCCAGGAGCAGGTGGAGAAGGGCCGCGTGTTCACCAACGAAGATGTGCTGGCGTTCCAGCCCGGCGTGTATGCGCAGGCGGCTGGCGGTACCGACGGCATCAAGATCTCGATCCGCGGCTCGGCCATCAACCGCGGCACCAACTTCTTCCGCTCCGGCACGCTGTTCCTGTTCGACGGCCTGCCCGTCACCGGTCCCGGCGGCA
Above is a window of Pseudoduganella dura DNA encoding:
- a CDS encoding ABC transporter ATP-binding protein, which translates into the protein MTGAASSASAPPQFTETVDLHAMPRVLGRLTGLALRHPWRCAAAVSCALGAAIFNLVMPRLLGRAVDQAGHLVDEAGAALAGADHALAVTALLIVAACAIRGTLTGLQGYCGETLAQRVAYDLRLAFHDKLQQLSFGYHDRMHTGELIARGMLDLEGVRAFLEFGVLRAITLALLLGVGSWRLLSVDASLGLLALSFVPFVLLVAVGAAVRLRASWQRLQKMMAELTLRMEENLQGVRVVRAFHAKAAELARFDGISQRALRLSNARITERMGSISLMTFAYYVSMALVLWVGGRRVAAGGLTVGALTEFLAFITILQQPLRQIGMVVNSSARATGSGARLFEVLDATPEIADRAGAIELPPGPKTLRFENVGFGYAAGGRKVLRDVSFEVKPGQVLGIVGAPGSGKSTIAHLIPRFYDAGGGRVTLGGHDLRDVTLASLRRDVALVQQENFLFDTSVHDNVAYAAPDAAHAEVAAAAGIAQIHDHVARLPDGYRTRVGERGAALSGGQRQRVTIARALVGDPAVIVLDDSTAAIDPVTEGRVREALQVACRDAATVVIAHRVGTLRHADHIVVLDGGVIAERGDHASLLAAGGRYAELWSLQHRSSLDEAPEAAEPLAQVGT
- a CDS encoding LysR substrate-binding domain-containing protein — its product is MNFQQLRFVREAVRNNLNLTEVAAVLYTSQSGVSKQIKDLEDELGIELFVRSGKRLTALTRAGDGAVQIVGRILQETENLRRYASQYAGVDSGRLVIAATHTQARYTLPKVVEEFNRAYPKVTLELHQGTPRQIAAMISEGDADIGIASEALDGASGVQAHACFTWSHRVVVPAGHPLLARAPVTLADIAAFPLVTYNEQFTGRKCVDAAFSHAGLVPDLRLTAMDADVIKTYVRRGLGVGIVAEMALEDLDPGLEVLATDGDLFGTCTTMLGVRNGVFLPSFAYRFIEMFAPGVAVAPQ